TCTTGCCTGTTCAATGAACTTAATGATCGCATCTTTTAAGTCTCTGGTTAACCATTTAAGAACTTTATTTTTTTCATCAGGATCGGTTATTTTATCGGGTGTGGCATTTTTAAATTTTCTGGCAAATGCCTGGCTGCTGGCAACTCCTCTGTTAAAGAATACATCGTGCTCATCATTGCTGTTGTACAATGGCTCTGCTTGAATCGCAATTTGAATGGGTTTAGCCGTTCTGTCTAAATTTTTAGGCTTGCCTTTTATAGGATAGAAAAAATATTCATACCTGTTGTTTGGTTTGGCAGTAAAGTCGTCCCAGACGAAACTTTGCACCGGATGGTCAAAGGTGCTTACCTCAGTATTTTTATTGGGATGTGGAATGATCTCTTTGAAGACCTTAAAACCCCTTATGAAATATCGTTCATCATTTTCCAGATCATGTCTTTCAATACTAAAGCCGAGCAAACCGGCAGTATCTGCATCTTCAAAGTCAATTGCAAACGAAATTGTATTCACTCCACTTACAGCATAAATAGTATAGCCATTGGTCTTTTTTGATTTGAATCTCATATCTAACCTCCCCTGAAAATGATTGAGCCCGACTTCTATATTTTTGTAATTTTATTGTAAATTAACCCGATTAATGCTGCGCTTATCAGGCCGTCTACAAAGCCGTAAATAAGGCCGAGAAAACTGCCTATCGGTGAAATAGTATATCCTGGATAAATCGACTGTGCGAGGACTTCAAGAAAAAGTTTTCCATAGCCTGTATAGTATGAGAGCCATGTTGTTACAAATAATGCACCGCCCCACACTATCCCGAGGGCTATACCCAATGCAAGTGGTTTAAGTTTCATATTCTCCTCCTTCTCACTTCTCACTTCTCACTTTCTTTGAGGCTTCTATCATACAGTTCCTTTTTGCTTAAACCATATGACTCTGCAACCCTTTTTACAGCCTCTTTCCTGCCAAGGCCCTTTTTCATAAGGGCACTGATCTCAAGGAGGGCATCCACATCAGAGAGTTTTTCCTCCAATAGCCTTCCTTCTACAACAATAACGTATTCTCCAGCTATGGTTCTTTCTTCCATTTCATCGAGGATATCTGATATATTGCCCCTCAAAATCTCTTCATGGAGTTTTGTCAGCTCTCTTATCACAACAACCCTGCGATTTCCCAAAACATATTCCATATCAGTCAGGGTCTCAAGAACTCTGTGAGGGGCTTCGTAAAAGGTAATGGTCTTATCCTCAAAGGCAAGTTCCTGGAGGACTTTTTTCCTCTGCGCTTCTTTTGCTGGTAAAAAACCGATAAAAATAAATCTTTCTGTCGGAAGTCCAGAGATGGAAATTGCTGCAATCAGGGCAGAAGGCCCGGGGATCGGGACAACATTTATCCCTTCATCAATGGCTTTTCTAATAAGAACACCTCCAGGGTCTGATATCCCCGGAGTACCTGCATCTGAAATCAGGGCAACATCCTGGCCTGCCTTTAACCTCTCCAGGACATCTTCGGCCCTGATTTTTTCTTTCTCGCTCCAGTAGCTTATGAGTGGTTTTGATATTCCATAATGCGTGAGTAGCTTCCTTGAATGCCGCGTGTCCTCCGCAGCAATTACATCTACTTCTTTCAGAATTCTGAGCGCCCTGAGGGTAATATCCTCAAGGTTTCCTATAGGGGTGGAGACAATATAAAGGGTCGATGCCTTCAAGGCTTCTCTCTTTATTATTCAACCTTAAGCAGTTTTCTCAACCGCCTGTCAGCATTTACCACCTCATCCACATTATCACCGCTTATCTCCCATGTATAGTCGTCCTTGGCACTGCGTTTTAGTTTTATCTTTGCTGGTTTCTCAGGTTTAACCTGTTGTATCTGGGGGACTTGCTTGAACTGAGTTTCTGCTGGTGTTGAAGCAACTCGCTGCTCATCTCCATCACGAGTGCAGCCAGATATTAATAGAAATACTGCTAAAAATATAAAAACCGATTTCATTGTCTCCTCCTGGATTTATCCGAAAAATGCATTAAAGAAAACCACAGAGACACAGAGGCACTGAGGGATAAAAAGTGAAGATATGTTTTAAAAATTCTCTGTGTCTCTGTGCCTCAGTGGTTATTCTTATCTCTGTAGTTTTATTAAAATTTATCTCTGTGTCCTCTTTCAATTGCATTAATTTAGTATATCGGGCCTGGTTCGTGCTTTATTTCTTTTATGGATGCCGTTATCCAGCCTATATCGTAAGACTGGCCGCAGTTGGGGCAGATAAGGCATATCTTTGTTCTTCCTTTTACCCGTTTAAAAAATACATGGAAACCCCTCTCATAAGCACATGCAGGGCATGCCCTGAATTCTTCTGTAATCATCAATAACTCCTGTAATGATTTGTTATAGGGAATCTTCTATCCCTTCCAAATGCCCGTGATGTTATCTTTATTCCAGGCGGTGCCTGTCTTCTCTTGTATTCTGAGCGGTCAATCATCATTATGACCCTCTGCGCACACTCAACATCGCAACCCATATCCATTATTTCATCAAAACTGCGGTCATCCTCAACATATGCCTTTAAAATAGGGTCAAGCACCTGATACGGCGGAAGCACGTCAGAGTCCTTCTGGCCAGGCTTGAGCTCAGCAGTTGGTTCTTTATAGAGAACCCTCCCGGGGATTATATCTCTGCCCTGTTTTTTGTTCCTCCACTCGCAGAGCTTATATACCATTGTCTTAGGCACATCTTTTATAACAGCAAAGCCTCCTGCCATATCGCCATAAAGGGTTGCATAGCCAACACTCATCTCTGACTTATTTCCTGTTGTAAGAACAAGCCAGCCAAATTTATTTGAAAAAGCCATGAGGAGATTTCCCCTTATTCTTGCCTGGAGGTTTTCTTCAGTGGTATCTTTCCTGAGTCCTTTAAAATCCTTTGCCATAATTTTCAGGTAGGTTTCAAAAATCTCTGTAATTGGAATTTCGATAATTTTTATACCAAGATTTTTTGCAAGGCTGTAGGCATCCTCGTAACTCTCCTTAGCGGTATATGGCGAGGGCATAAATAAACCTCTGACATTTGCCTTTCCGAGGGCATCAACGGCAATAGTAGCTACAAGGGATGAATCAATGCCGCCACTGAGGCCAATTATTACCCCCGTGAACCTGTTTTTTTCTACATAGTCCTTTGTTCCTAAAACGAGGGCGCTATAAATTTCTTCTGCTGGCGACAGTACAGTCTCTTTTCTCTTTGGAAGTTTTGGCTTATATTTAGTCCCGAAGGCTCGGGAAGGGATTGAAATTTTATCAACCAGTCCTTCTTCAAGGGCAAGGGCTTCCTGTCGCCGCCTCGGGTCATGTAGCCTGCTCATTATTACCGCATCTATATTTAAGTCCACAACTATAAGGTCCTCTTTAAACCGCTCGCCCTTTGCAATAGTATTACCGCCCTGGTCTATTACAAGGCTGCCACCGTCAAAGACAAGCTCGTCCTGACCTCCTACTGTGTTTATATATGTCACAATGACACCGCTATCCGAGGCCCTTGTCGAAAGCATCTTTTCCCTTAAAAGGGCCTTGCCAATATGATATGGCGAAGCATTTATATTAACAATAACCTCAGCGCCAGCGAGGGCCTGAACCCTTGTCGGGCCTCCAGGGTACCATATATCTTCACAGATGTTTACACCTACATTTACCCCATGAACATTATAAATCGGACATCTTGTACCGGCTTGAAAATAGCGGTATTCATCAAAAACTCCATAATTGGGCAGATACATTTTGTGGTAGACATCAATAAGTCTTTCATTTGAAAGTATGGCAGCAGCATTAAAAATATCATCCTTCCTATCGACAAAACCAACAACCGCTGTTGTACCTTTTGTAGCGACTCTAACCCTGTCCAGTGCATCTATATTGTCTTTGATGAACTGTGGCTTTAACAGGAGGTCTTCAGGCGGATACCCGGTAATAGCAAGTTCAGGGAAGGCCACAAGGTCCGCCTTCAAGGCCTTTGCCTTTTTGATATAGGAAATTATTTTTTTAACATTATCTGACAGATCGCCAACTACAGGGTTAATCTGGGCAAGGGCTATTCTAAAAGAGTACATGCTAAATTTTAAACCTCCAGGGAAATTTTATCAAAATTTACGCTTTTTTGTTATCTCATTAAGGATAACACCTATAGGCACACGATTTTTCTTTGCCAATTCCTTTAAATCTTCGTATTCAGGAGATTCTTTAAGCACCTCCCCTTTCATCTTCCCTACCTTAACCCTGACCTTTCCATAAGCCGTCTCTACCTCTCTGATTTCTCTCTCAAGGACAGTCCGCTTAGCCTGATAAGCCCTGAGGCCAAAGGTGGTTGTCTCCCTTAAGATTATATCAGATAGCTTGGCTGCTTTAAGATTATCAGAAATCACTGTGAGTTTTATTCCAGGACGGCTCTTTTTCGCCATCACAGGAGTTAAATAAACATCGAGGGCGCCAGAATCAAATAGGAGATCCATGACATGTTCATAAATCTGTGGCGACATATCATCGATATTCGTTTCAATTATTGTAACTTCATCAGCAGAGGTTGTGCCGCCTTCGCCAACAAATAACCTGAGGATATTGGGCTGTGTTCTAAAATCCTTATTTCCTGCACCGATGCCAATTTTTGAAACTTTCATATGGGGCATTGGCCCGAAGCCATCAGCCAGAGAAGAGATAATAACTGCACCTGTGGGTGTTGTAAGCTCAAATGGAATGTTTGAGGAATAAACAGGTACTTTCCTTAAAAGTCCTGCAGTGGCAGGTGCAGGAACAGGAAGGATTCCGTGCTCAGTCTTCACAGTACCGCTCCCAAGGTTTATTGCCGAAGAATAAACCTTTTCCACACCTAAAAATTCAAGTCCTATCAGTGTACCGATTATGTCAATTATACAATCCACAGCACCAAGTTCATGGAGATGAACCTTATCAAGGGGTTCGCCGTGAACCTTTGCCTCGGCCTCAAATAATCTTTTGAAGATTTTGAGTCCATTCTGTTTTACTTGCGGAGAAAGGGACGACGCCTTTATAATCTTTTCGACATCTTTCCAATTCTTTGAACTTTGACCTTTGAACTTTGAACTTTGAACTACATCTACTTTCGTGGCCATAAGGCCAGCCCTCTTGACTTCCTCTTCCTTTAATCTATAACCCTTAAGTTTAAGTTTAGAAAGTTCCCTTTTCAGTTCATTTAAGGGCATCCCTGCATCCACCATCGCCCCGAGTATCATATCCCCGCTTACACCAGAGAAACAGTCGAAATAGGCAATCATAACGTATTTATCTTATGCGCCAGACACCCTGCGCCAAATCCGTTGTCAATGTTCATAACAGCAATGCCTGGAACGCAGGAATTAAGCATTGCGAAAAGCGCTGTTAAGCCTGCCATGC
This portion of the Nitrospirota bacterium genome encodes:
- a CDS encoding bacteriophage holin, coding for MKLKPLALGIALGIVWGGALFVTTWLSYYTGYGKLFLEVLAQSIYPGYTISPIGSFLGLIYGFVDGLISAALIGLIYNKITKI
- the rsmI gene encoding 16S rRNA (cytidine(1402)-2'-O)-methyltransferase — protein: MKASTLYIVSTPIGNLEDITLRALRILKEVDVIAAEDTRHSRKLLTHYGISKPLISYWSEKEKIRAEDVLERLKAGQDVALISDAGTPGISDPGGVLIRKAIDEGINVVPIPGPSALIAAISISGLPTERFIFIGFLPAKEAQRKKVLQELAFEDKTITFYEAPHRVLETLTDMEYVLGNRRVVVIRELTKLHEEILRGNISDILDEMEERTIAGEYVIVVEGRLLEEKLSDVDALLEISALMKKGLGRKEAVKRVAESYGLSKKELYDRSLKESEK
- a CDS encoding NAD+ synthase, which encodes MYSFRIALAQINPVVGDLSDNVKKIISYIKKAKALKADLVAFPELAITGYPPEDLLLKPQFIKDNIDALDRVRVATKGTTAVVGFVDRKDDIFNAAAILSNERLIDVYHKMYLPNYGVFDEYRYFQAGTRCPIYNVHGVNVGVNICEDIWYPGGPTRVQALAGAEVIVNINASPYHIGKALLREKMLSTRASDSGVIVTYINTVGGQDELVFDGGSLVIDQGGNTIAKGERFKEDLIVVDLNIDAVIMSRLHDPRRRQEALALEEGLVDKISIPSRAFGTKYKPKLPKRKETVLSPAEEIYSALVLGTKDYVEKNRFTGVIIGLSGGIDSSLVATIAVDALGKANVRGLFMPSPYTAKESYEDAYSLAKNLGIKIIEIPITEIFETYLKIMAKDFKGLRKDTTEENLQARIRGNLLMAFSNKFGWLVLTTGNKSEMSVGYATLYGDMAGGFAVIKDVPKTMVYKLCEWRNKKQGRDIIPGRVLYKEPTAELKPGQKDSDVLPPYQVLDPILKAYVEDDRSFDEIMDMGCDVECAQRVIMMIDRSEYKRRQAPPGIKITSRAFGRDRRFPITNHYRSY
- the larC gene encoding nickel pincer cofactor biosynthesis protein LarC; translated protein: MIAYFDCFSGVSGDMILGAMVDAGMPLNELKRELSKLKLKGYRLKEEEVKRAGLMATKVDVVQSSKFKGQSSKNWKDVEKIIKASSLSPQVKQNGLKIFKRLFEAEAKVHGEPLDKVHLHELGAVDCIIDIIGTLIGLEFLGVEKVYSSAINLGSGTVKTEHGILPVPAPATAGLLRKVPVYSSNIPFELTTPTGAVIISSLADGFGPMPHMKVSKIGIGAGNKDFRTQPNILRLFVGEGGTTSADEVTIIETNIDDMSPQIYEHVMDLLFDSGALDVYLTPVMAKKSRPGIKLTVISDNLKAAKLSDIILRETTTFGLRAYQAKRTVLEREIREVETAYGKVRVKVGKMKGEVLKESPEYEDLKELAKKNRVPIGVILNEITKKRKF